The window AACGTTGTTCATTTGTTCAAACAACAAAACATGGTAACCATGATTGCTAATGCTCGCAGGGGCCGCGAACTACAACGTTACGATCAAGGTCAACGCCAAGTCGTTGGCTGCATACCTTACAGACTTAAAACCGGATCAAATTACAAGGATTTAAACGACGAATTGGAAGTACTTGTAATTAGTGCACAAAGAAAAGGCAAAGGAATGTTGTTTCCTAAAGGAGGTTGGGAAACAGACGAAACGATCAAAGAGGCCGCTTTAAGAGAATGTATTGAAGAAGCTGG of the Rutidosis leptorrhynchoides isolate AG116_Rl617_1_P2 chromosome 5, CSIRO_AGI_Rlap_v1, whole genome shotgun sequence genome contains:
- the LOC139847722 gene encoding nudix hydrolase 17, mitochondrial-like, producing MVTMIANARRGRELQRYDQGQRQVVGCIPYRLKTGSNYKDLNDELEVLVISAQRKGKGMLFPKGGWETDETIKEAALRECIEEAGVYGSVEGVLGKWCFKSKGNDGYYDGYMFPLLVEKQLDLWPEKDIRSRDWVSVANAKEVCQYSWMKEALDLLVTRLELSRVK